The Qingrenia yutianensis genome segment TAACGAGCGCGTCAATCATATCGTGCGACCAGCGGTTCTTTTCAACGTCGCTGTATTCGCTGTCAGCGGTCGGCTGGTCGGGTTTAACCGGCTCACTGCCGTTAACAGTCGCCTCGATTGTGTAAACAACCTCTTTGCCGTCTGTACCTTTAACAGTGATTTCTTTCGGCTCGGTAAGGTCGAGTTTGTCGCCTTTTTTGTACGAAACCGAAACACCTGTGATACTTACGTTAAGCTCAATATCCGAAGCATCTGTGCCCTCGGGGAGCGTAATGCTGATTTTCTTCGTACCCTGGTCGATTGCAGTTTCTGCGCCGTCAACGTTTGCAACGGTTACTTTGTCAATCGATCCTGCCTTGCCGGGGTTGCGGACTGTGCCGGTCGGAACACGTTTTCCGCCGTCGTCGTTAACCTGATATGTTCTCTGCGAGAATACATCACCCGTTATTGTGAAATTGTCGCTGTCTGCTGCGTCAAACGCAGTTCTCACATACGAATTATCAAGCTTGATTGTGAGCAAACCCGTGCCGACAACTTCAAGTTCAAGCCAAATAAGGGTTGCATTGCTGTTTTCGTCAGCTTTAATCGCGTTGCCCTCTGTGTTGGGCATAACAACCGCGGTAAAATCAATGTTCTGATCCGCAGTTTTGCTGTTGTGTATCATTTTGTTAAGGTTTTTGTAGCCGTCGGGAATACCGTCCTGAATTGCAGGCGCAGTTCCGCCGATTTCGGTGATTGCCTCATCAGCCGCAAAACCCGAACCAACAATTTTAAGGTTGTCCGACGTTGTGCCGAGAAGGTGGAACGCAGTAACCTTGTCCTTTGAAACGCCTTTCAAGCTCGCGCCTATGTAAACCTTTATAATGTCGCCTTTCATAATGCCTTTTGATGCATTTGAAAGTGTACTTCCTGCCTCGTCGAGCGTGCCGAAACTGCCCAAAAGGGTGTATTTCGAATAGGAATTTTCCGCAAATACGCTGAACGAAAAAGCAGAAATAAGCACTGCAAATATCAAAGTTAAAGATATAACTTTTTTAGTATTTATCATATGTGTGTCCTCGCTTTTACCGATTGATATACTCTTAATAGTCCTTAAAGCGAGAGCAAAACTGCCCTCGCTTTAAGATATTCAGCTTTGATTTCCAAGCTTAATTACTTTAAAAATTGTACTGAAATTTTGCCGTTTAATCAGCAGAAATTATTCAACGATAAGACCTGCCGATGTGATTGTTGCGCCGAAGTATGTTTCAAATTCGTAAACCATTGTGATAATATCGTTAACGCTGATGTTTGCTTCGCCGTCTTTTGTGTAGAGGTCGCAGTTTACATTTTCTGCAGCAGCCTGACCGATTTTTGCAACGAGGTCAGCGTAATCTTTTGCATTGATGGATCCGTTTCCGTCCACATCGCCTGCATAGATAGCTTCTCTGCCTGTTGCACTGCTTGTAACATTCATAGTGTTTGTTTCGCTGTCGTATATAACTTTAATTTCAACTTCAGCTTTTGTATAACCCGGAACGTCTACCGAAACCTTGTATACACCTGCCTCAACTTCGAGGTCTTTAAGCTCAACTTTCTTTTCGGTAACAACAATGTTTTCTGCAGGAACCGTTACAACATCTGTGCCTTTTGTAACTTTCAAGCCTGCTTTAAATTTGTCTTTTGCAGATGTAACGTCACCAAGTGTCTTAATGTCGAACGATGCATTGATTTTTGCAGTTGTGGGAACAACAACCTCCGTTACGATGATTCTCTCCTCATCGCCTGTGAATGACGGAAGATTTGCAATGTCGTCGCCCTCAACGGTTGTAAGTTTAAGCGTCTCAACCTTAACTACAATTTCAGCATCTTTATCAGCAGCAGCTTTAATTGTAAACGTACCGAGTACGTCTGCAGCTGTTCCGCCGGCATTTCTTATAACAGTAACAGTGCCGTTTTCCATATCTTCACTATGCTTATCGTAACCTGCCGCCGGTGTAAAGCTTACAAGTGTACCTGTACCTGTACCCGTGTTAGCAGAGATTTTAATCACAGCCGCGTAAACTTTGTTTGTGCCAAGACCTTCAACGCTGATTGCAGCATTAAAGTCTTCGCCTTTGTTTACTGTACCTGCAGGAGAAAGTGTAATTTTAGCGTTAGCGCTTATACCTACTGCAACAGCAAATTCTTTGTATGCGTCAGCAACACTTATGCATTTTTC includes the following:
- a CDS encoding S-layer homology domain-containing protein, translating into MINTKKVISLTLIFAVLISAFSFSVFAENSYSKYTLLGSFGTLDEAGSTLSNASKGIMKGDIIKVYIGASLKGVSKDKVTAFHLLGTTSDNLKIVGSGFAADEAITEIGGTAPAIQDGIPDGYKNLNKMIHNSKTADQNIDFTAVVMPNTEGNAIKADENSNATLIWLELEVVGTGLLTIKLDNSYVRTAFDAADSDNFTITGDVFSQRTYQVNDDGGKRVPTGTVRNPGKAGSIDKVTVANVDGAETAIDQGTKKISITLPEGTDASDIELNVSITGVSVSYKKGDKLDLTEPKEITVKGTDGKEVVYTIEATVNGSEPVKPDQPTADSEYSDVEKNRWSHDMIDALVKSGLVDGYGKDENGKLIIRPTGLITREEAAKLSVSAYGLDVDASATLNFADASDVADWAVPYVAAGANHPNKMVRGYEDNTFRAKGNVTREELVAMIINTFGFGVDENPEIKYADADEISWSAGYISKAVSLGIVLGYEDNTFKPAQSVTREEAFAMFERALKIYKSLTE